A portion of the Acidisarcina polymorpha genome contains these proteins:
- the gcvPB gene encoding aminomethyl-transferring glycine dehydrogenase subunit GcvPB, which produces MASASEVQQEEIRATKKPFVGNTRKVTAHLTQNESLTFEKSSPGKKAYKLPPLDVPEVDAAAVLGGAVREDAGYLPELSEIEIIRHFTRLSTWNYAIDLGMYPLGSCTMKYNPRVNELVSRLEGIAEAHPYQPEHLSQGALQIIRTLQDCLIEITGMDTITLQPAAGAHGEFTGILLTRAYHQSKGNARKTVLVPDSAHGTNPATAAVVGYKVQNIKSNALGMVDVGALENLVTEDVAALMLTNPSTIGVFESEIHKIADILHAKGALLYMDGANMNALVGKTRPGDFGVDVMHLNLHKTFSTPHGGGGPGSGPVACKAILEPFLPTPVVVEKADGSLSFNYDRPQSVGRVRMFYGNFGMFVRALAYILANGPDGLRQTTEDAVLNANYIRKKLEDVYELPYKTPTLHEVVFSDRRQTQRGVKTGDIAKRLIDYGFHPYTTAFPLIVPGALMIEPTESESKEELDLFIDAMRQVAQEAEENPEVILSAPHSTRISRLDETAAARNPVLRWKPPVGASREE; this is translated from the coding sequence ATGGCAAGTGCATCCGAAGTTCAACAAGAAGAAATTCGAGCGACAAAGAAGCCGTTTGTCGGCAATACCCGCAAGGTTACGGCGCACCTGACCCAGAACGAATCGTTGACCTTCGAGAAGTCCTCGCCGGGTAAGAAGGCCTACAAGCTTCCGCCCCTGGACGTGCCTGAAGTAGATGCGGCCGCCGTGCTTGGCGGCGCTGTTCGTGAGGATGCCGGATACCTGCCGGAACTCAGCGAAATCGAGATAATTCGCCACTTCACCCGGCTTTCGACCTGGAACTACGCGATCGATCTTGGGATGTATCCGCTGGGTAGCTGCACCATGAAATACAACCCGCGGGTGAACGAGCTGGTCTCACGCCTGGAAGGGATTGCCGAGGCGCATCCGTATCAGCCGGAGCATCTGTCACAGGGCGCGTTACAGATCATCCGCACCTTGCAGGACTGCCTCATCGAGATCACCGGTATGGATACCATCACCTTGCAGCCCGCGGCTGGAGCGCATGGTGAATTCACCGGAATTCTGCTGACCCGCGCTTACCACCAGTCGAAGGGGAATGCCCGCAAAACCGTGCTGGTGCCGGACTCGGCGCACGGAACCAACCCGGCCACGGCAGCTGTGGTTGGTTACAAAGTGCAGAACATCAAATCAAATGCATTGGGCATGGTTGATGTAGGCGCTTTGGAAAACCTGGTTACCGAGGACGTCGCCGCCCTGATGTTGACCAATCCCAGCACCATCGGGGTCTTTGAAAGCGAGATCCACAAAATTGCCGACATCCTCCATGCGAAGGGCGCGTTGCTCTACATGGATGGCGCGAATATGAACGCGCTTGTGGGTAAAACGCGACCCGGGGACTTCGGGGTCGATGTGATGCACCTCAACCTGCACAAGACATTTTCGACACCGCACGGTGGTGGCGGTCCGGGGTCGGGCCCAGTCGCCTGCAAGGCAATCCTGGAGCCATTTCTACCCACACCCGTAGTCGTCGAGAAAGCCGACGGGTCACTCAGCTTTAACTACGATCGTCCTCAATCCGTCGGTAGAGTGCGGATGTTCTACGGCAACTTCGGGATGTTCGTTCGAGCACTCGCATACATTCTCGCCAACGGCCCCGATGGCCTGCGCCAAACTACCGAAGATGCAGTGCTGAACGCAAATTACATTCGCAAGAAGCTGGAAGACGTGTATGAACTGCCGTATAAAACGCCAACTCTGCATGAAGTTGTCTTCAGCGACCGGCGTCAAACCCAGCGCGGCGTCAAAACCGGCGATATTGCCAAGCGGCTCATTGATTATGGCTTCCATCCCTACACAACGGCCTTCCCGCTGATCGTTCCCGGCGCACTGATGATTGAGCCGACGGAGAGCGAGTCGAAGGAGGAGCTGGATCTCTTCATCGACGCTATGCGGCAGGTCGCTCAAGAGGCGGAGGAGAATCCGGAAGTCATTCTGAGCGCGCCGCACTCGACGCGGATCTCGCGGCTGGATGAGACTGCGGCCGCACGGAATCCAGTGCTTCGCTGGAAGCCTCCGGTTGGAGCATCCCGCGAAGAGTAA
- the gcvPA gene encoding aminomethyl-transferring glycine dehydrogenase subunit GcvPA, translating to MRYLPKSPADRATMLHEIGVAAIDDLFATVPAEYRLGHDLNIPRQLGESEIIDYFKHAAALNATGYSSFLGAGAYRHYRPVIIDSLVQRGEFLTSYTPYQAEITQGTLQAIFEFQTMICELTGMDIANASMYDGSTGAAEAVMMAVRITGRDGVIVARSVHPEYREVMQTYAQHQGHSAGEIGFGEDGRVDLAALDAAVTEQTACVLVQSPNFFGIVEDIPAIAEIAHKKGALLVVSIAEAVSLGIVRPPVEADIVSLEAQSFGVALSYGGPYCGVIAAKEKYVRQMPGRLVGETKDKQGRRGFVLTLSTREQHIRREKATSNICTNQALVALMTTIFLTVYGKEGIRELALQNLAKANYAAETLGGTAETRLLFKRTPRFHEFVLETEESVESVSSRLLEKKIIGGLPLAKWYPELGNASLWCATELTTREQIDQVASVLANSPVAATSRA from the coding sequence ATGCGCTATTTGCCGAAGTCCCCTGCCGACCGCGCCACCATGTTGCACGAAATCGGCGTCGCTGCAATCGATGATCTGTTCGCTACTGTGCCCGCCGAATACCGGCTTGGACATGACCTCAATATCCCGCGCCAGTTAGGTGAGTCGGAGATCATTGATTACTTCAAGCATGCCGCCGCGCTGAATGCGACCGGCTATAGCAGCTTTCTGGGTGCCGGCGCCTATCGTCACTATCGTCCGGTGATTATTGATTCCCTGGTACAGCGCGGCGAGTTCCTGACCTCATACACCCCCTATCAGGCAGAGATTACTCAGGGAACGCTGCAAGCGATCTTCGAATTCCAGACCATGATCTGCGAGCTGACTGGTATGGACATCGCCAACGCGTCGATGTACGACGGATCCACCGGCGCGGCGGAAGCCGTCATGATGGCGGTGCGCATCACCGGACGCGATGGGGTCATCGTCGCCCGCAGTGTGCATCCCGAATATCGTGAGGTCATGCAGACCTATGCGCAGCATCAGGGCCACAGCGCGGGCGAAATCGGCTTCGGAGAAGACGGTCGAGTCGATCTTGCTGCTCTCGATGCGGCCGTCACCGAGCAGACCGCTTGTGTGCTGGTGCAGTCGCCTAACTTCTTCGGCATTGTCGAAGACATTCCCGCAATCGCTGAAATCGCCCATAAAAAAGGCGCATTACTGGTGGTCTCGATCGCCGAAGCAGTCTCGCTGGGCATTGTTCGACCGCCCGTTGAGGCCGACATCGTTTCGCTCGAGGCGCAATCATTCGGTGTTGCGCTCAGCTATGGCGGCCCGTACTGCGGCGTTATTGCTGCGAAGGAAAAATATGTTCGCCAGATGCCCGGGCGACTAGTCGGGGAGACCAAGGACAAACAAGGCAGGCGCGGCTTCGTGCTGACCTTGTCCACCCGCGAGCAGCACATCCGGCGCGAGAAGGCGACTTCCAACATCTGTACCAACCAGGCGCTGGTGGCGCTGATGACGACAATCTTCCTGACCGTCTACGGCAAGGAAGGGATTCGCGAGTTAGCGTTGCAGAACCTGGCCAAGGCCAATTACGCCGCCGAGACACTCGGCGGGACCGCAGAGACGAGGCTGCTCTTCAAGCGAACGCCGCGCTTCCATGAATTTGTTCTGGAGACCGAGGAGAGCGTCGAATCAGTCTCGTCGCGACTGCTCGAAAAGAAGATTATCGGCGGACTTCCCCTTGCAAAGTGGTATCCCGAGCTTGGAAATGCTTCGCTCTGGTGTGCCACCGAGTTGACGACGCGTGAACAGATCGACCAGGTGGCGTCGGTGCTGGCGAACTCCCCCGTAGCGGCAACTTCGAGGGCGTAG
- the gcvH gene encoding glycine cleavage system protein GcvH — translation MAYPESFRYTKEHEWIEVDGKTAKIGITDYAQNSLGDIVFVELPKIGSTLEKNKVFGSVESVKSVSDLFAPASGTVTAVNEELATAPEKINTDAHTAWILTLELSEPSEIGSLLSAEDYQKYIAEEGAH, via the coding sequence ATGGCGTATCCAGAGTCATTTCGCTACACCAAAGAACACGAATGGATTGAGGTTGACGGCAAGACGGCCAAGATTGGCATTACTGATTACGCCCAGAATTCGTTGGGAGACATTGTGTTCGTCGAGCTGCCCAAGATCGGTTCCACGCTCGAAAAGAACAAGGTCTTTGGCAGCGTCGAATCGGTGAAGTCGGTCTCCGACCTTTTCGCGCCGGCGAGTGGAACGGTAACCGCAGTCAATGAGGAGTTGGCGACAGCGCCGGAGAAAATCAACACCGATGCGCATACCGCCTGGATCCTGACACTCGAACTCTCGGAACCCAGTGAAATCGGCAGCCTGCTGAGCGCCGAGGATTATCAAAAGTACATCGCCGAAGAGGGCGCGCATTAA
- the gcvT gene encoding glycine cleavage system aminomethyltransferase GcvT, whose translation MSSAATAPVLRKTALNSTHRHLGAKMVDFGGWDMPVEYSGLVAEHMAVRTGVGVFDVSHMGDIQLRGPSSLAAVQRISMNDASKLAVGQAHYSALLYPQGTFVDDVIVHKLSENDYLLVINAGTREKDVDWVRSQIGAMPGVHVSDYSDYYTQLAIQGPRAAETLAKLTNADLSTIKNYWFTWATVCGLANTMIARTGYTGEDGFEIYVPSDEPTSVRVWNEVLEAGREFGILPCGLGARNTLRLEASMALYGHEISEEITVFDAGLDRYCKLEKGPFVGAEALNKIKAEGGPKRRLVGLEVIERGIARDGYGVFDDEGKQIGYVTSGSPSPFLKKNIAMAYVPLDFSAVDTEVVVQCRSNAVRAKVVGLPFYKKPKKQS comes from the coding sequence TTGTCCAGCGCCGCGACAGCTCCCGTGCTACGTAAGACTGCATTGAACTCCACTCACCGCCATCTCGGCGCGAAGATGGTCGACTTCGGCGGTTGGGATATGCCGGTGGAATACTCCGGCCTGGTCGCCGAACACATGGCGGTACGAACCGGAGTTGGCGTCTTTGACGTCAGCCACATGGGCGACATCCAGCTGCGGGGACCATCCTCGCTTGCGGCTGTCCAGCGGATTTCGATGAATGATGCTTCCAAGCTGGCGGTTGGACAGGCGCACTACTCGGCCCTCCTGTATCCGCAGGGGACCTTTGTGGACGACGTGATCGTTCATAAACTCTCCGAAAATGATTATCTGCTGGTCATCAATGCAGGGACGCGGGAGAAGGACGTCGACTGGGTTCGGTCGCAAATAGGCGCTATGCCGGGTGTCCACGTAAGCGACTACAGCGACTACTACACCCAGCTCGCGATACAAGGACCGCGCGCCGCGGAGACCTTGGCCAAGCTGACGAACGCTGACCTGTCGACCATCAAGAATTACTGGTTCACCTGGGCCACGGTCTGCGGTCTGGCCAACACCATGATCGCCCGCACCGGCTACACCGGCGAAGATGGCTTCGAGATCTACGTGCCCTCCGATGAACCGACCAGCGTGCGGGTATGGAATGAGGTCTTGGAAGCAGGACGCGAGTTCGGGATACTGCCGTGCGGGCTGGGTGCGCGCAATACTTTGCGCCTCGAGGCATCGATGGCGCTCTATGGACATGAAATTTCGGAAGAAATCACAGTGTTCGACGCTGGCCTCGACCGCTACTGCAAATTGGAAAAAGGACCGTTCGTCGGCGCAGAAGCACTGAATAAGATTAAAGCCGAGGGTGGCCCGAAGCGAAGGCTGGTCGGTCTGGAGGTCATCGAACGCGGCATCGCTCGCGATGGTTACGGCGTCTTCGACGATGAAGGCAAGCAGATTGGCTACGTAACCAGTGGCTCGCCTTCTCCGTTTCTGAAAAAGAACATCGCGATGGCTTACGTTCCTCTAGATTTCTCGGCTGTCGACACCGAAGTTGTTGTCCAGTGCCGCAGCAATGCAGTGCGCGCGAAAGTGGTTGGTCTCCCCTTTTACAAGAAACCCAAAAAACAGTCGTAA
- a CDS encoding alpha/beta hydrolase-fold protein, whose translation MQIFRILAAAVLACMPVFSSTLCCGQRIEMTVPASQPLHGHLVLVMSRNDKTEPRNQLSEDYLSAQGFGVDVDGLEANKPIVVSAETFGYPRRSLADIDAGDYYVQAVFNVYELFHLASGKSIWLPPDKGEGQHWNAKPGNPYSRPVKLHFDPNSGATIRLTLDQVIPPVEGTDQDPLVIAARSPANKWLKYMRFRSEKLSKFWGRDMYLAAWILLPDGFDEHRDAKFPLVVYQDHYHAGFAPVPFVTSLPDASGPEARRQQNGYRFFQDWTSGRLPRVIMIYVQNANPYYDDSYLVDSANVGPYGAAINEELIPAIEEKYRGIGQGWARATFGGSTGGWEALATQIFYPDMYNGAYAACPDPVDFHAFQNIDLYEDKSAFVRRGDFAEVPIIADRKPDGSAIATAQYEYAYEYVLGTHGRSTEQWDIWQAVFSPAGPDGYPAQIIDPLTGEINEKVLVYWHDHYDLTAILKRDWPVLGPKLETKLYLAVGDGDTYFLNNAVHLLQKQLDATRSPHSDATFQYGPGMPHCYTGGPPEYTMQQNNANWAQRVLPLMSEHMTASAPAGADIKSWKY comes from the coding sequence TTGCAAATCTTCCGGATTTTAGCTGCGGCGGTCTTGGCCTGTATGCCGGTCTTTTCAAGCACTCTGTGTTGTGGACAGCGGATTGAGATGACGGTCCCCGCTTCTCAACCCCTTCATGGCCACCTCGTTCTGGTCATGTCAAGGAACGACAAAACTGAGCCTCGGAATCAACTCAGTGAGGATTACCTTTCAGCCCAAGGCTTTGGAGTCGATGTTGACGGTTTAGAGGCGAATAAACCCATAGTTGTCAGTGCCGAGACCTTTGGCTATCCGCGCCGATCGCTCGCTGATATCGATGCGGGCGACTATTACGTGCAAGCCGTATTCAACGTCTACGAGCTCTTCCATCTCGCCTCCGGCAAAAGCATCTGGCTTCCCCCGGACAAGGGCGAAGGGCAGCATTGGAATGCCAAACCGGGCAATCCTTACAGCCGTCCGGTCAAGCTTCACTTCGATCCGAATTCGGGGGCAACGATTCGCTTGACGCTTGATCAGGTCATCCCACCGGTCGAGGGTACTGACCAGGACCCGCTGGTCATCGCAGCCAGAAGTCCAGCCAACAAGTGGCTGAAGTACATGCGCTTCCGCAGTGAGAAGTTAAGCAAATTTTGGGGCCGCGACATGTATCTGGCCGCATGGATTCTTCTGCCGGACGGTTTCGACGAGCATCGAGATGCTAAATTCCCGCTGGTTGTTTATCAGGACCATTACCACGCCGGCTTTGCACCCGTGCCATTCGTCACTTCGCTGCCGGATGCTAGTGGTCCGGAGGCCCGCCGGCAGCAGAACGGCTATCGGTTTTTTCAGGATTGGACTTCCGGGCGGCTTCCACGGGTGATCATGATCTACGTCCAGAATGCAAACCCATATTATGACGACTCCTATTTGGTCGACTCGGCAAATGTTGGCCCTTATGGGGCGGCCATCAACGAAGAACTGATCCCAGCCATTGAGGAAAAGTACCGCGGCATCGGCCAGGGATGGGCGCGGGCCACCTTCGGCGGTTCGACGGGGGGATGGGAGGCGCTCGCGACCCAGATCTTCTATCCCGATATGTATAACGGTGCCTACGCCGCTTGTCCCGACCCGGTCGATTTTCACGCCTTTCAGAATATTGACCTCTATGAAGACAAGAGCGCCTTCGTTCGAAGAGGCGATTTTGCCGAGGTCCCTATCATTGCTGACCGGAAGCCCGACGGGTCGGCTATCGCGACCGCCCAATATGAGTACGCCTATGAATATGTGCTCGGCACTCATGGGCGTTCCACCGAGCAATGGGACATCTGGCAAGCGGTCTTCTCTCCCGCAGGCCCGGACGGCTATCCCGCGCAAATTATCGATCCGCTCACCGGCGAAATCAATGAGAAGGTCCTCGTCTATTGGCATGACCACTACGATTTGACCGCGATCCTCAAGCGAGACTGGCCCGTTCTAGGACCGAAGCTCGAAACAAAGCTTTACCTCGCGGTAGGGGATGGAGACACCTATTTTCTCAACAACGCTGTTCATTTACTGCAGAAGCAGCTGGACGCCACCCGCAGTCCGCACTCCGATGCCACCTTTCAATATGGTCCGGGGATGCCCCATTGCTACACCGGCGGCCCGCCGGAATACACAATGCAACAGAACAACGCCAACTGGGCACAGCGCGTATTGCCGCTCATGTCAGAGCATATGACCGCAAGCGCTCCGGCGGGCGCAGATATTAAGTCGTGGAAATACTGA
- a CDS encoding M23 family metallopeptidase — MKKIVVLAALILAVLLPVLLLLVFSSTPVVRISPAIVAIGQSTALPVQVSDPHGIRSIAAFIEQNGTRYKAADLSQPARHIFWSHSVPAKTWVLTVGTKATPELKDGKAKLIVEVKSNDFRASTTRVERDIVIATQPPSLSVDADQHYLYLGMADLVTFNATGYWTEAGVHVGDQTFRAWPMPSGKPGQFSLFAFAWNMQPGTIPLVFATNPAGNIVTAQMVFQFPQRDQPKYRVRDLPIDDRFMQKVIHELDPNGSGDPVARFVKINSEMRRANNQTLFNLREKTEAKFLWSQPFLQQHNSKVEANFADVRNYIYQGKKIDQQVHLGYDLSITQHVGVEASNDGRVIYAAPLGIYGNCIVVDHGYGLQTIYGHLSEIAVHEGDTVKRGQIMGKSGETGMAGGDHIHFSMQLDGIQIDPKEWWDAHWIRDHIAKRIDLPGFGS, encoded by the coding sequence ATGAAAAAGATCGTTGTACTCGCCGCCCTTATCTTGGCTGTCCTATTGCCTGTATTGCTGCTCCTGGTCTTCTCGTCAACGCCCGTGGTACGCATTTCGCCAGCCATCGTCGCTATCGGGCAGAGCACAGCGCTTCCAGTTCAGGTGAGCGACCCGCATGGCATCCGCAGCATCGCTGCCTTCATCGAACAAAATGGAACTCGTTATAAGGCCGCCGACCTGTCGCAGCCGGCTCGCCATATCTTTTGGAGCCATTCGGTTCCCGCAAAGACCTGGGTTCTTACCGTTGGCACCAAGGCTACGCCTGAATTGAAGGACGGGAAGGCCAAGCTGATCGTTGAGGTCAAGTCCAATGACTTTCGCGCTTCGACGACCCGGGTCGAACGCGATATCGTGATCGCAACCCAGCCACCCTCCCTCAGTGTGGACGCCGATCAGCACTACCTCTATCTCGGCATGGCGGACCTTGTGACCTTCAACGCCACTGGCTATTGGACCGAGGCCGGGGTCCATGTCGGGGATCAAACCTTTCGCGCATGGCCGATGCCCTCCGGCAAGCCCGGTCAGTTTTCCTTATTTGCGTTCGCATGGAACATGCAACCGGGGACGATTCCGCTGGTCTTCGCGACCAACCCGGCCGGGAATATCGTCACCGCACAGATGGTCTTCCAATTTCCGCAGAGAGATCAACCGAAATACAGGGTCCGAGACCTTCCGATCGATGACCGGTTTATGCAAAAAGTCATTCACGAGCTCGATCCGAACGGCTCCGGAGACCCGGTTGCCCGGTTCGTGAAAATCAACAGCGAGATGCGGCGCGCCAATAATCAGACTCTCTTCAATTTGCGCGAGAAAACGGAAGCCAAATTTCTTTGGTCTCAGCCATTCTTGCAACAGCATAACTCGAAGGTGGAAGCCAATTTTGCGGATGTACGCAACTACATTTATCAAGGAAAGAAGATCGATCAGCAGGTCCATCTCGGCTACGACCTTTCCATCACCCAGCATGTGGGAGTGGAGGCATCCAATGATGGCCGGGTCATCTATGCGGCGCCGCTAGGCATCTACGGAAACTGTATCGTTGTCGATCACGGGTACGGTCTGCAAACCATCTATGGCCATCTGAGCGAGATAGCCGTGCATGAGGGAGACACGGTTAAGCGCGGCCAGATCATGGGTAAGAGCGGGGAAACGGGCATGGCCGGCGGTGACCATATTCACTTCAGCATGCAGCTCGACGGCATCCAGATTGATCCCAAAGAATGGTGGGACGCCCATTGGATCAGGGACCACATCGCCAAGAGAATCGATCTGCCGGGCTTTGGATCATGA
- a CDS encoding DUF2934 domain-containing protein gives MAETVKKAKSPAKPRTAAAKKTELTEQLTAPAPVKSRSTSPKTKAVSEKPTAITGPTPAPNREQIAQLAHKFWTDRGRHHGSHEQDWFRAEQELRGMAS, from the coding sequence ATGGCAGAGACAGTGAAAAAAGCGAAATCACCTGCGAAGCCACGGACAGCGGCGGCAAAAAAGACCGAGCTCACCGAGCAGTTAACAGCGCCAGCCCCGGTGAAATCGCGAAGCACCTCACCGAAGACCAAAGCAGTATCAGAAAAGCCAACAGCGATTACCGGCCCAACGCCGGCGCCCAACCGGGAACAAATCGCGCAGCTGGCTCACAAGTTCTGGACCGACCGGGGTCGCCATCACGGTTCGCACGAACAGGATTGGTTCCGCGCTGAGCAGGAACTTCGGGGAATGGCCTCGTAA
- a CDS encoding flippase, giving the protein MSFRFDRGRLAPMLSRLQTSTLAKNSLWVFSGQGASIIIQAFYFMVIARLLTPSQWGLYAGAAALVTMIASYSSLGSGLVFLRHVSLDSSRHSIYFGNILLTTFTMGSMLAIAVHFCAPWLVGSASVRLVTVLAVGDFFFLNIAGCMSQIFQTYEQMRISAMIGLVVNLSRFALACLLLVLCHQISAQTWAYASVGVSSIGALASLVIVFRRFGPPRFDLLHTVKHAGEGLSFAMSGTAVGAYNDIDKVMLVHYGMTAANGIYAMAYRIVDVCTVPIRSIHSAAFPRFFRLGATGVEPAFRFASKLLRRTYIIAIVGTVCMFLAAPLLPHVVGPNYRGSVSVLRWLCLLPLFRCLHLSAGDALAGIGHQRMRLMAQFSVAFFNFGLNLFLIPRFSWRGAAWSSLATDGALAVICWAMLLFLLEREGRSSAVMGVEGLTDSVH; this is encoded by the coding sequence ATGTCTTTTCGTTTTGATCGTGGAAGGCTTGCTCCGATGCTCTCGCGACTGCAAACTAGTACGCTGGCGAAGAACTCCTTATGGGTTTTCTCGGGGCAGGGCGCTTCGATTATTATCCAGGCGTTCTACTTTATGGTCATTGCGCGGCTGCTAACCCCCTCGCAATGGGGCTTATACGCCGGGGCTGCGGCTCTTGTGACGATGATAGCGAGCTACAGTAGTTTGGGTTCAGGGTTGGTCTTTTTGCGCCATGTCTCATTAGATTCCTCCCGCCACTCTATTTACTTCGGAAATATTCTCCTGACGACTTTTACGATGGGTTCCATGCTGGCCATTGCGGTGCACTTTTGTGCTCCCTGGCTTGTGGGATCAGCAAGCGTTCGCTTGGTGACCGTGCTGGCGGTTGGTGATTTCTTCTTCCTGAACATTGCCGGTTGCATGAGCCAGATCTTTCAGACTTATGAGCAGATGCGGATCTCAGCGATGATCGGTCTGGTGGTTAATCTAAGCCGCTTCGCACTCGCATGTCTTCTCCTGGTTCTCTGTCACCAAATCTCAGCCCAGACATGGGCCTATGCTTCGGTCGGTGTGTCCTCGATCGGCGCATTGGCCTCATTAGTTATCGTCTTCCGTAGGTTTGGGCCTCCACGGTTTGACTTGCTCCATACCGTCAAACATGCCGGCGAGGGACTATCCTTCGCAATGTCCGGGACGGCTGTAGGTGCCTATAACGACATCGATAAAGTAATGTTGGTTCATTACGGCATGACGGCGGCCAACGGAATTTACGCGATGGCCTATCGGATAGTCGACGTATGCACAGTTCCGATTCGTTCCATCCACTCTGCGGCTTTTCCACGGTTTTTTCGCTTAGGAGCCACAGGGGTGGAACCAGCGTTTCGTTTCGCCTCGAAACTATTACGTCGCACTTATATCATTGCGATCGTCGGGACGGTCTGCATGTTTCTGGCTGCTCCTCTGTTGCCGCATGTGGTTGGACCCAATTATAGGGGCAGCGTCTCTGTATTGCGCTGGCTTTGCCTGCTGCCACTCTTTCGCTGCCTCCATTTGAGCGCAGGCGACGCTTTAGCTGGCATCGGCCATCAACGGATGCGCCTGATGGCCCAGTTTTCCGTCGCCTTCTTTAATTTCGGCCTGAATCTTTTCCTGATCCCCCGTTTCTCATGGCGGGGCGCGGCTTGGTCAAGCCTCGCCACCGATGGCGCACTCGCCGTCATCTGTTGGGCAATGCTCTTGTTCTTGCTCGAGAGGGAGGGCAGATCCTCCGCGGTCATGGGAGTAGAGGGACTAACAGACAGTGTTCATTAG
- a CDS encoding thioesterase domain-containing protein — MVSVEEYRCTFEAAAASRNLSPLFLLPGLKDNDPEFDRVWLPLEDSLPVHRVNYLDWTDLVVPGSHFAEVVAFVKRQIEREVPVGPLRIAGYSIGGRVAYAVALAFQHEGRDDLRVAILDAPAISEPSGPSRGKKLHSLISNVLDFRVREVLASVIAKGLTKVTFRPVLQLLSRFRSVPLIFRFDGYLHPKITMQMELQLARPWWSAITRSNCFLTAPVFLFRSRDYDSVGNDDLGWTDFCSDCKVFRVPGDHQTMLQTDNNAMLLSTLLDLMTAGRPGGD; from the coding sequence ATGGTATCCGTTGAAGAGTACCGCTGCACCTTTGAGGCGGCGGCAGCTTCCCGCAATCTGTCCCCGCTGTTTCTTCTGCCAGGACTAAAGGACAATGATCCCGAGTTTGACCGCGTGTGGCTTCCTCTTGAGGATAGTCTTCCGGTTCATCGAGTGAATTACTTGGATTGGACCGATCTGGTGGTTCCGGGGTCACACTTCGCTGAGGTGGTCGCTTTTGTCAAAAGGCAGATCGAAAGAGAAGTGCCCGTGGGCCCATTGCGAATTGCGGGTTACTCCATTGGCGGACGAGTTGCCTACGCCGTCGCCCTCGCGTTTCAACACGAAGGCAGAGATGATTTGCGTGTCGCTATACTAGATGCACCTGCCATCAGCGAGCCTTCAGGTCCCTCTCGTGGTAAGAAGCTGCACAGCCTCATTTCCAACGTGCTTGACTTCCGCGTCCGCGAAGTGCTGGCATCAGTGATCGCTAAGGGTCTCACGAAGGTAACATTTCGCCCTGTCCTTCAACTGCTTTCCAGGTTTCGGAGTGTTCCGTTGATTTTTCGATTTGATGGCTATCTCCATCCTAAGATCACCATGCAAATGGAGCTTCAGCTTGCCCGGCCATGGTGGAGCGCTATAACCCGTTCGAACTGCTTCCTGACTGCACCGGTATTCTTGTTTCGGTCTCGAGATTACGATTCAGTGGGAAATGACGATCTCGGCTGGACTGATTTTTGTTCCGATTGCAAGGTGTTCCGTGTACCCGGTGATCACCAGACCATGCTTCAAACAGATAATAACGCGATGCTACTTTCCACTCTTCTTGACCTCATGACTGCGGGCCGCCCCGGGGGCGACTAA